The Aliiroseovarius pelagivivens genome contains a region encoding:
- a CDS encoding adenosylcobalamin-dependent ribonucleoside-diphosphate reductase — translation MSRFAAPIAEQIWDMKYRLKQADGTPQDQTVEDTWRRIARALSASETSQEERFYDALEDFKYLPAGRITAGAGTGRAVTLFNCFVMGTIPDSMAGIFDMLKEAALTMQQGGGIGYDFSTIRPRGADVMGVAADASGPLSFMDVWDAMCRTIMSAGSRRGAMMATMRCDHPDIQDFITAKSDAARLRMFNMSVLVTDDFMEAVKSDGSWDLKFNGTIYHTVEARDLWNKIMKATYDYAEPGVIFIDRINQMNNLNYCETIAATNPCGEQPLPPYGACLLGSINLAKMVKDPFEATAELDGEALSELVATAVRMMDNVVDESRFPLEAQAQEAQAKRRIGLGVTGLADALLMLGLRYGSDEAAAQTEAWMKQIARASYLASVELAKEKGPFPLFDADKYLASGSLQAMDDDVRDAIREHGIRNALLTSIAPTGTISLYAGNVSSGIEPVFAYAYTRKVLQPDGTRTEEEVVDYAVQLWRDKFGDKELPDYFVNAQTLAPMDHVKMQAAAQKWIDSSISKTINCPEDISFDDFKDVYMEAWETGCKGCTTYRPNDVTGSVLSVSEESDKAPEADSGADVVYISEPLDRPQSLEGHTYKVKWPDSEHAIYITVNDLIINGHRRPFEVFINSKNMEHFAWTVALTRMISAVFRRGGDVSFVVEELKAVFDPRGGAWMDGKYIPSILAAIGSVIERHMVATGFLEGEGMGLKSDPQAQVVNLGEPPRGKACPSCGQFDMRMIEGCMTCGSCGHSKCG, via the coding sequence ATGAGCCGCTTTGCTGCCCCCATCGCCGAACAGATCTGGGATATGAAATATCGCTTGAAACAGGCCGATGGGACGCCTCAGGATCAGACGGTTGAAGACACGTGGCGGCGGATCGCGCGTGCTTTGTCTGCGTCCGAGACTTCGCAGGAAGAGCGATTTTATGACGCGCTGGAGGATTTCAAGTATCTGCCCGCAGGCCGCATTACCGCAGGTGCCGGCACGGGCCGCGCCGTGACCCTGTTCAACTGCTTTGTCATGGGCACGATCCCCGATAGCATGGCCGGTATTTTCGACATGTTGAAAGAGGCCGCGCTGACCATGCAGCAGGGCGGTGGTATCGGCTATGACTTCTCGACCATTCGCCCGCGTGGAGCGGACGTGATGGGTGTGGCTGCAGATGCGTCCGGCCCGCTGTCCTTCATGGATGTGTGGGACGCAATGTGCCGCACGATCATGTCGGCAGGCTCGCGCCGTGGGGCGATGATGGCCACCATGCGCTGCGACCACCCGGACATTCAAGATTTCATCACCGCCAAGTCGGACGCAGCCCGTCTGCGCATGTTCAACATGTCGGTTCTGGTTACCGATGATTTCATGGAGGCCGTGAAGTCGGATGGCAGCTGGGATCTGAAGTTCAACGGCACGATCTATCACACGGTTGAAGCCCGTGATCTTTGGAACAAGATCATGAAGGCCACATATGATTATGCCGAGCCGGGCGTGATCTTCATCGACCGCATCAACCAGATGAACAATCTGAACTATTGCGAGACGATCGCCGCCACCAACCCCTGTGGCGAACAGCCCCTGCCGCCCTATGGCGCGTGTCTGTTGGGGTCGATCAACCTTGCGAAGATGGTCAAGGATCCGTTTGAGGCCACTGCTGAACTGGACGGCGAAGCGCTGTCCGAGCTGGTCGCCACTGCCGTACGCATGATGGACAACGTGGTGGACGAAAGCCGTTTCCCGCTGGAAGCCCAAGCGCAAGAAGCACAAGCCAAGCGTCGGATCGGCCTTGGTGTGACCGGTCTGGCGGATGCACTTCTGATGCTGGGTCTGCGCTATGGCTCGGACGAGGCTGCGGCCCAGACCGAAGCGTGGATGAAACAAATTGCGCGTGCCTCCTATCTGGCGTCGGTCGAGCTGGCCAAAGAAAAAGGCCCGTTCCCGCTGTTTGATGCCGACAAATATCTGGCGTCTGGTTCGCTGCAGGCGATGGATGACGACGTGCGTGACGCGATCCGCGAGCACGGCATCCGCAACGCGCTGCTGACCTCGATCGCGCCGACGGGTACGATCAGCCTTTATGCGGGCAACGTATCGTCGGGCATCGAACCGGTCTTCGCCTATGCCTATACCCGTAAAGTGCTGCAACCCGATGGCACCCGCACCGAAGAAGAGGTCGTGGACTACGCCGTGCAGCTGTGGCGCGACAAGTTTGGCGATAAAGAGCTGCCCGACTATTTCGTCAACGCCCAGACGCTGGCACCGATGGATCACGTGAAGATGCAGGCAGCGGCGCAGAAATGGATCGACAGCTCGATTTCCAAGACCATCAACTGCCCGGAAGACATCAGCTTTGATGACTTCAAAGACGTCTATATGGAAGCGTGGGAAACCGGCTGTAAGGGCTGCACGACCTATCGCCCGAACGACGTCACCGGATCGGTTCTGTCGGTGTCCGAAGAAAGCGACAAGGCACCCGAGGCCGATAGCGGCGCAGATGTCGTCTACATCTCGGAACCGCTGGATCGCCCGCAGTCGTTGGAAGGGCATACCTATAAGGTGAAATGGCCCGATAGCGAGCACGCGATCTATATCACCGTGAATGACCTGATCATCAACGGCCACCGCCGCCCGTTCGAGGTGTTCATCAACTCGAAGAACATGGAACACTTTGCGTGGACGGTTGCACTGACCCGCATGATCTCGGCCGTGTTCCGTCGCGGCGGTGACGTGAGCTTTGTTGTGGAAGAGCTGAAAGCCGTGTTCGACCCGCGTGGTGGGGCTTGGATGGACGGGAAATACATCCCCTCGATCCTTGCGGCCATCGGGTCGGTGATCGAGCGTCACATGGTCGCCACCGGTTTCCTGGAAGGAGAAGGCATGGGGCTGAAGTCGGACCCACAGGCACAGGTTGTAAACCTTGGTGAACCGCCGCGTGGCAAAGCCTGCCCAAGCTGTGGCCAGTTTGACATGCGCATGATCGAAGGCTGCATGACTTGCGGGTCCTGCGGTCATTCCAAATGCGGCTGA
- a CDS encoding DUF1489 family protein, translating into MGKHVNLVKLCVGAEKVEDLTAWQNMRMGQTGLPHPRHITRMWPKREAELIAGGSLYWVFKGLILARQRILRLEEVIGQDGIRRCALVLDHQVVLTENQPRRAFQGWRYLSAEDAPRDLKSDGTSDKDTLPAELASALAEIGIR; encoded by the coding sequence ATGGGAAAGCACGTAAATCTGGTAAAATTATGCGTCGGCGCCGAGAAGGTCGAAGATCTGACCGCGTGGCAGAATATGCGCATGGGACAGACCGGATTACCCCATCCACGTCACATAACCCGCATGTGGCCCAAGCGCGAGGCGGAACTCATTGCCGGAGGCTCTCTCTATTGGGTGTTCAAAGGGCTGATCCTTGCCCGTCAGCGCATTTTGCGATTGGAAGAAGTCATCGGGCAAGATGGCATTCGCCGCTGCGCGTTGGTTCTGGACCACCAGGTCGTCCTTACCGAAAACCAACCGCGTCGTGCGTTTCAGGGCTGGCGTTATCTATCTGCAGAAGACGCTCCGCGTGATCTGAAATCGGATGGCACATCTGACAAAGACACCCTGCCCGCCGAACTGGCCTCGGCACTGGCAGAAATCGGCATTCGCTGA
- a CDS encoding branched-chain amino acid aminotransferase, translating to MAIGTNIHTYFNGTWHNEDLAVMKAADHGSWLGTNVFDGARFFEGVHPDLEAHCARTNRSAEALMITPTVTTEQLIEIVKEGLALFAKDAAVYIRPMYWALEGGHMGVLAKEGETGFAVSLEQVPMAPAQATSRLTTTRFRRPTLDSAIVNAKAGCLYPNNARMLMEARAKGFDNVLSLDALGNVAETATANIFMVRDGEIFTPIANGCFLAGITRARHIKNLRADGYTVHETVLGYDDFHNADEVFSSGNMSKVTPVSAFDETQYNVGPVTQRVRELYWDWALSGKD from the coding sequence ATGGCAATCGGCACCAACATCCACACCTATTTCAACGGAACATGGCACAATGAAGATCTGGCCGTGATGAAAGCCGCTGACCATGGATCGTGGCTGGGCACGAACGTGTTTGACGGCGCGCGATTCTTCGAAGGTGTCCACCCGGATCTGGAAGCTCATTGTGCGCGTACCAACCGCTCGGCCGAGGCGCTGATGATCACGCCGACCGTGACCACCGAACAGCTGATTGAGATTGTCAAAGAAGGGTTGGCGCTGTTTGCGAAAGACGCTGCCGTCTATATCCGGCCCATGTATTGGGCGCTGGAAGGCGGTCATATGGGGGTATTGGCGAAAGAGGGCGAAACAGGATTTGCTGTGTCGCTGGAGCAGGTTCCCATGGCACCCGCGCAGGCCACGTCCAGATTGACAACCACGCGCTTCCGACGCCCCACGCTGGACAGCGCAATTGTGAACGCCAAAGCGGGCTGCCTCTACCCCAATAACGCCCGCATGCTGATGGAGGCCCGCGCCAAAGGCTTTGACAACGTGCTTTCTCTGGATGCACTGGGCAACGTCGCCGAAACCGCGACAGCGAACATCTTTATGGTTCGGGACGGCGAGATTTTCACTCCGATCGCCAATGGCTGCTTCCTGGCTGGAATCACCCGTGCACGTCACATCAAGAACCTGCGCGCAGACGGCTATACCGTGCATGAAACCGTTCTGGGCTATGACGATTTCCACAACGCGGACGAGGTGTTTTCTTCGGGTAACATGTCCAAAGTCACACCGGTCAGCGCCTTTGATGAAACGCAGTATAACGTAGGGCCTGTAACCCAGCGCGTACGCGAGCTCTATTGGGACTGGGCGCTTTCCGGGAAGGACTAA
- a CDS encoding universal stress protein, with translation MRKFLVILDDSRECLNAMRFAAMRAAHTGGGVTVLSIIPPDEFNHWIGVGELMREEERERITVHYEVFAKWMRDRQNVEPELVIREGEAVPEILAHVRENPDVGVLVLGAGDDKKGPGPLVTQMTRASADLPIPITIVPGTMTKDRLEAIT, from the coding sequence ATGCGCAAGTTTCTCGTTATTCTGGATGACAGCCGCGAATGCCTGAACGCGATGCGGTTCGCCGCCATGCGTGCGGCCCACACGGGCGGTGGTGTCACAGTTCTGTCGATCATCCCACCAGACGAGTTTAATCACTGGATCGGTGTGGGTGAATTGATGCGCGAAGAAGAGCGCGAACGGATCACCGTGCATTATGAAGTGTTCGCCAAGTGGATGCGGGATCGGCAAAATGTCGAACCCGAATTGGTAATCCGCGAAGGCGAGGCCGTGCCAGAAATTCTGGCCCATGTGCGTGAAAATCCTGATGTGGGTGTGCTGGTTCTGGGCGCAGGCGATGACAAGAAAGGCCCCGGCCCGCTGGTGACGCAGATGACGCGCGCCTCGGCCGATCTGCCGATCCCGATTACCATCGTGCCCGGGACAATGACCAAGGATCGTCTTGAAGCGATCACGTGA
- a CDS encoding NifU family protein has product MFIQTESTPNPATLKFLPGQDVLGAGTADFPTAEAAEGSALAARVFKVSGVTGVFFGADFVTVTKSDAVEWDHIKPAILGAIMEHFQSGQAVMAGEAAASGHAEHTGEDGEIVEQIKELLDTRVRPAVAQDGGDITFHGFDRGIVYLHMQGACAGCPSSTLTLKMGIENLLKHYIPEVVEVRPVAA; this is encoded by the coding sequence ATGTTCATTCAGACTGAATCCACTCCGAACCCCGCAACGCTGAAATTCCTGCCCGGGCAGGACGTCTTGGGGGCCGGAACCGCTGACTTCCCAACTGCTGAAGCCGCTGAAGGCTCGGCGCTGGCCGCGCGCGTATTCAAGGTAAGCGGCGTGACCGGCGTGTTCTTTGGCGCGGATTTCGTCACCGTCACCAAGAGCGACGCAGTAGAATGGGATCACATCAAGCCCGCCATTCTTGGTGCGATCATGGAGCATTTCCAGTCGGGCCAAGCGGTCATGGCGGGCGAAGCAGCTGCCTCGGGCCATGCTGAACATACTGGTGAAGACGGCGAGATCGTCGAACAGATCAAAGAACTTCTGGACACCCGCGTGCGTCCGGCCGTTGCACAAGATGGTGGTGACATCACCTTCCACGGCTTTGATCGCGGCATTGTGTATCTGCACATGCAGGGTGCTTGCGCTGGCTGCCCCTCCTCGACCCTGACGTTGAAAATGGGGATCGAGAACCTGCTGAAGCATTATATCCCCGAAGTGGTCGAGGTGCGCCCTGTTGCAGCCTGA
- the tsaB gene encoding tRNA (adenosine(37)-N6)-threonylcarbamoyltransferase complex dimerization subunit type 1 TsaB, which translates to MQPDPMILAFDTSAAHCAAALLCGGDIVAQKHEDMAKGQAERLFPLMEEVLAEANVAWSDLTGIGVGIGPGNFTGIRISVSAARGLALSLGIPAIGVSSLETQAYGTPRPVWSLVDARRDHFYAQQFADEGSNPPSLIAGAEVDALAGDRVGPEVTTSPAPAIARIAVERLRAGETAERPAPLYIRSADAAPPRDPAPVILP; encoded by the coding sequence TTGCAGCCTGATCCTATGATCTTGGCATTTGACACATCGGCCGCGCATTGCGCGGCCGCTTTGCTGTGCGGCGGCGACATTGTCGCCCAGAAGCACGAGGATATGGCGAAGGGACAGGCCGAACGGCTGTTTCCGTTGATGGAAGAGGTTCTTGCCGAAGCCAACGTCGCATGGTCCGACCTAACCGGAATTGGCGTAGGCATTGGCCCCGGCAACTTCACCGGCATCCGCATCTCGGTCTCGGCGGCGCGTGGCTTGGCCTTGTCCTTGGGCATCCCCGCCATTGGTGTGTCATCCCTTGAAACCCAAGCGTATGGCACCCCCCGCCCCGTCTGGTCTTTGGTGGATGCGCGACGAGATCACTTTTATGCGCAACAGTTCGCTGACGAGGGCAGCAATCCGCCAAGCTTGATCGCAGGTGCCGAAGTGGATGCTTTGGCCGGTGATCGCGTTGGACCCGAGGTCACAACAAGCCCTGCACCTGCCATAGCCCGGATCGCGGTCGAACGCCTGCGCGCCGGTGAGACGGCCGAACGCCCTGCGCCTCTCTATATCCGCTCTGCCGACGCAGCGCCTCCGCGCGATCCGGCTCCGGTTATTTTGCCCTGA
- a CDS encoding GNAT family N-acetyltransferase produces MSEATAEALSAIHVAAFMASRGWSVEEIAQLQASPHIFTVTCPDGFALGRVVVDEAELLTVAVAPAAQGRGIGAKLLLDFEQTAAQRGATRAFLEVATDNTAAMALYQRANWSTCGQRPAYYTRPDGSTCDAILMEKHLT; encoded by the coding sequence ATGTCTGAGGCAACCGCAGAAGCCCTTTCCGCCATCCACGTTGCAGCGTTCATGGCGTCGCGTGGTTGGAGCGTAGAAGAGATCGCACAGCTACAGGCGTCCCCGCATATCTTCACTGTCACCTGCCCAGATGGCTTTGCCTTGGGGCGCGTCGTGGTCGACGAAGCCGAGCTTCTGACCGTTGCCGTTGCCCCGGCAGCGCAAGGTCGCGGAATCGGAGCAAAGCTTTTGCTGGATTTCGAACAAACCGCAGCCCAACGGGGCGCCACCCGCGCTTTTCTGGAAGTGGCCACAGACAACACCGCAGCCATGGCGCTTTACCAACGCGCGAACTGGTCAACCTGTGGCCAAAGGCCTGCATATTACACGCGGCCCGACGGCTCGACCTGCGATGCAATCCTGATGGAGAAGCACCTTACCTAA
- a CDS encoding BMP family lipoprotein has translation MTLMKSFLGAAASLALTAGAALAEPAIIFDLGGKFDKSFNEAGFNGAEKWAKETGGSYLEVELQSEAQREQALRRFAETGANPVITMGFAMSTPISEVAPDYPDTTFVTIDGWSDAPNVLNVAFSEHEGSYLVGMMAATASKSGTVGFIGGMDIPLIRKFACGYAEGVLAVNPDATVIANMTGTTPSAWNDPVKGGELTKAQISQGADIVYAAAGGTGLGVLQTAADEGILSIGVDSNQNHLQSGKVLTSMLKRVDVAVYEAMTMGADIKPGVQVMNLAAEGVGYALDEHNAALVSDEMKAAVDAAAAKIISGELVVHDYMSDDSCPVLDF, from the coding sequence ATGACCCTGATGAAAAGCTTTCTAGGCGCAGCCGCGTCGCTGGCCCTGACCGCAGGTGCCGCGCTGGCCGAGCCCGCAATTATTTTCGACTTGGGCGGCAAATTTGACAAATCCTTCAACGAAGCTGGATTCAATGGTGCCGAGAAATGGGCCAAGGAAACTGGCGGTTCGTATCTTGAAGTCGAACTACAGTCGGAAGCTCAGCGTGAACAGGCGCTGCGTCGCTTTGCTGAAACCGGTGCCAACCCGGTAATCACCATGGGCTTTGCCATGTCGACACCGATCTCGGAAGTGGCCCCTGACTATCCGGACACCACCTTCGTCACCATCGACGGCTGGTCGGATGCCCCGAACGTGCTGAACGTGGCCTTCTCGGAACACGAAGGTTCGTATCTGGTCGGCATGATGGCCGCGACCGCCTCGAAGTCGGGTACTGTCGGCTTTATCGGCGGCATGGACATCCCGCTGATCCGTAAATTCGCCTGTGGTTATGCCGAAGGCGTGCTGGCCGTGAACCCGGATGCAACCGTGATTGCCAACATGACTGGCACCACCCCATCTGCTTGGAACGACCCGGTAAAGGGCGGCGAGCTGACCAAAGCACAGATCAGCCAAGGTGCTGACATTGTGTACGCTGCCGCTGGCGGTACCGGTCTGGGTGTTCTGCAGACCGCAGCCGACGAAGGCATTCTGTCGATCGGCGTGGACTCGAACCAGAACCACCTGCAGTCGGGTAAAGTTCTGACCTCGATGCTGAAGCGCGTTGATGTGGCTGTTTACGAAGCCATGACAATGGGTGCTGACATCAAGCCGGGCGTTCAGGTCATGAACCTGGCTGCCGAAGGTGTTGGTTACGCGCTGGACGAGCACAACGCAGCTCTGGTCTCGGACGAAATGAAAGCCGCTGTGGACGCCGCTGCTGCCAAGATCATCTCGGGCGAACTGGTCGTTCACGACTATATGTCCGACGACAGCTGCCCGGTTCTGGACTTCTGA
- a CDS encoding ABC transporter ATP-binding protein: MAGIKTEGQQATVAPAIELRGISKAFGPVQANKDISISVQPGTIHGIIGENGAGKSTLMSILYGFYKADEGQIFIHGKETQIPDSQAAIRAGIGMVFQHFKLVENFSVLENVILGVEDGPMLRPSLAKARKSLKSLADEYELHVDPEALIENLGVGTQQRVEILKALYREADILILDEPTGVLTPAEADHLFRILNGLRDQGKTIVLITHKLREIMEITDTVSVMRRGQMTATVKTKDTNPEELAELMVGRKVLLRVDKVPAQPGEKVLEVTDLHMVDDHGVERLKGINLNVRAGEILGIAGVSGNGQTQLLEVLGGYASATGEIRINDDPIDLTGKYSDGRSRRERGIAHVPEDRQEHGLIMNFPAWQNMVFGYHHEPEYQKNKLLMDNAKMVEVAQDKMDRFDVRPPHPHLNAKSFSGGNQQKIVVAREIERNPDLLLVGQPTRGVDIGAIEFIHRQIIGLRDQGKAVLLVSVELEEILSLSDRIAVMFDGHIMGERLPDQTDERELGLLMAGVTGEGDS, from the coding sequence ATGGCTGGCATAAAAACCGAGGGGCAACAGGCAACTGTTGCCCCCGCCATCGAACTTCGCGGCATCTCGAAGGCCTTTGGGCCGGTGCAGGCGAACAAGGACATCTCGATTTCCGTACAGCCGGGAACGATCCACGGGATCATCGGCGAAAACGGTGCGGGCAAGTCCACGCTGATGTCCATTCTGTATGGGTTCTACAAAGCGGATGAAGGCCAGATCTTCATCCATGGAAAAGAAACCCAGATCCCCGACAGTCAGGCCGCCATTCGCGCCGGTATCGGGATGGTGTTCCAGCACTTCAAACTGGTCGAAAATTTCTCGGTGCTTGAAAATGTGATCCTTGGGGTCGAGGACGGCCCGATGCTGCGCCCGTCACTGGCCAAGGCACGCAAGTCGCTGAAATCGCTCGCAGACGAGTACGAGCTCCACGTTGATCCCGAAGCCCTGATCGAAAATCTGGGCGTCGGAACGCAGCAACGTGTTGAGATCCTTAAGGCGCTGTATCGCGAAGCTGATATTCTGATTTTGGACGAACCCACCGGCGTTCTGACACCCGCCGAAGCCGACCACCTGTTCCGCATTCTGAACGGGCTGCGTGATCAAGGCAAAACCATCGTCCTGATCACCCACAAGCTGCGCGAGATCATGGAGATCACCGACACCGTGTCGGTCATGCGCCGTGGACAAATGACCGCAACGGTCAAAACCAAGGACACAAACCCAGAAGAGCTGGCCGAGTTGATGGTTGGGCGTAAAGTGCTTTTGCGCGTTGACAAGGTGCCGGCCCAACCGGGCGAGAAGGTTCTGGAAGTCACAGACCTGCACATGGTTGACGATCACGGGGTCGAGCGCCTGAAGGGCATCAATCTGAACGTCCGCGCGGGTGAAATTTTGGGCATTGCTGGCGTATCCGGCAACGGACAGACCCAGCTTCTTGAGGTTTTGGGCGGCTATGCTTCGGCCACCGGCGAGATCCGGATCAACGATGATCCCATTGATCTGACTGGAAAATACTCTGACGGCCGGTCGCGCCGCGAACGCGGCATCGCACATGTACCCGAGGACCGGCAAGAACATGGGCTGATCATGAACTTCCCTGCATGGCAGAACATGGTGTTCGGATACCATCACGAACCCGAGTACCAGAAGAACAAGCTTCTGATGGATAATGCCAAGATGGTCGAAGTTGCGCAGGACAAGATGGACCGGTTCGACGTACGGCCTCCGCATCCGCACCTGAATGCAAAGAGCTTTTCCGGCGGCAACCAACAGAAGATTGTTGTGGCGCGCGAAATCGAACGCAATCCCGACCTTCTGCTGGTCGGCCAACCTACCCGCGGCGTGGACATTGGCGCGATCGAGTTCATTCATAGGCAGATCATTGGCTTGCGCGATCAAGGCAAAGCAGTGCTGTTGGTTTCGGTCGAGCTGGAAGAAATCCTGTCTTTGTCCGACCGAATTGCCGTGATGTTTGACGGGCATATCATGGGTGAGCGTCTGCCTGATCAGACTGACGAACGTGAACTTGGCCTTCTGATGGCCGGTGTCACCGGTGAAGGAGACAGCTGA
- a CDS encoding ABC transporter permease, whose product MDKMPKWADIALIPFLNLLIAFVLSGLVIFAIGENPFKALMTMIDGAFGSTYGWGYTLYYTTNFIFTGLAVSIAFKAAMFNIGGEGQAMIGGLGVGLACLFIPTALMPHWSIALVFAMIAGGLFGAGWALIPAYLQAKRGSHVVITTIMFNFIATALMGYLLIKPLKLKGAQESASASFPDVTNLPTLHEILAPLGISFSKSAPANVSLFVALAMCVVVYLLMNRSRLGYEIRAFGESPTASVYAGISPTKIIIVAMMLSGAISGLLAINATMGQHERLILNAVEGAGFIGIAVALMGRNHPFGVLLAALLFGFLYQGGSELSLWTKIPRELIVVIQGLVILFTGALDNMVRMPVERMFIAAAKRKDA is encoded by the coding sequence ATGGACAAGATGCCGAAATGGGCTGACATCGCCCTTATTCCTTTTCTAAACCTGCTGATCGCCTTCGTTTTGTCGGGCCTGGTCATCTTCGCCATCGGTGAAAATCCCTTCAAGGCGCTGATGACGATGATCGACGGTGCCTTCGGATCGACGTATGGCTGGGGCTATACGCTCTACTACACCACAAACTTCATCTTCACTGGTCTGGCTGTGTCCATCGCGTTTAAAGCTGCCATGTTCAACATTGGCGGTGAGGGTCAGGCGATGATTGGTGGTCTGGGTGTGGGACTGGCCTGTCTCTTTATTCCAACCGCCCTGATGCCCCATTGGTCCATCGCTCTGGTCTTTGCGATGATCGCAGGCGGCTTGTTTGGGGCTGGCTGGGCGCTGATCCCGGCCTATTTGCAGGCCAAGCGGGGCAGCCACGTCGTGATTACCACGATCATGTTCAACTTTATCGCCACTGCGCTGATGGGCTATCTGCTGATCAAACCGCTCAAGCTGAAAGGCGCGCAGGAAAGTGCCTCGGCCAGCTTCCCGGATGTGACCAACCTGCCCACCCTGCACGAAATTCTGGCCCCGCTGGGCATCAGTTTTTCGAAATCCGCACCCGCCAACGTGTCGCTGTTCGTCGCGCTAGCAATGTGTGTGGTGGTCTATCTGCTGATGAACCGCTCGCGACTGGGCTATGAGATCCGCGCCTTTGGGGAAAGCCCAACTGCGTCGGTCTATGCGGGTATCTCGCCCACAAAAATCATCATCGTCGCCATGATGCTGTCGGGCGCGATTTCGGGTCTGCTGGCGATCAACGCCACGATGGGTCAGCATGAACGCCTGATCCTGAACGCCGTCGAAGGCGCGGGCTTTATCGGCATCGCGGTGGCCCTGATGGGTCGCAACCACCCGTTCGGGGTTCTATTGGCAGCGCTTCTATTTGGTTTTCTTTATCAAGGAGGCAGCGAGCTGTCGCTGTGGACGAAAATCCCACGCGAACTTATTGTCGTTATCCAGGGTTTGGTGATCCTGTTCACGGGCGCGCTTGATAACATGGTCCGTATGCCGGTCGAACGCATGTTCATTGCCGCAGCCAAGCGAAAGGACGCGTAA
- a CDS encoding ABC transporter permease, whose protein sequence is MDFLTIIQIADSALRLATPLLFACLAGLFSERAGIFDIGLEGKILVSAFMAAAIASVTGSAWIGLLCGVFASISFSAVHGVASITFRGNQLISGVALNFLASGITVLAAQAWFSQGGRTPPLMGAGRFLPIELPFALGRSDAEAAGVPLRVLIDQANPIQQVYSEFISGHTILVYVALLMVPLSWFVLFRTRFGLRLRAVGENPAAVDTAGVSVIKLRYASMAIAGTLCGLSGVYLATGLGAGFIKEMSAGRGYIALAALIFAKWKPVPALGATFLFGLLEAIANRYQNIDLGGIVIPVQFMQALPYILTVVILAGFVGKSVAPKAGGQPYVKER, encoded by the coding sequence ATGGATTTCCTTACGATCATCCAGATTGCCGACTCGGCGCTGCGCCTTGCGACCCCCCTGCTTTTTGCATGTCTGGCGGGCTTGTTTTCTGAACGCGCCGGCATTTTTGACATCGGTCTTGAGGGCAAGATCCTTGTGTCAGCCTTCATGGCAGCCGCCATTGCGTCCGTCACTGGATCGGCTTGGATCGGTCTTCTGTGCGGTGTCTTTGCGTCGATCAGCTTTTCGGCCGTGCATGGTGTTGCCTCGATCACCTTCCGGGGCAATCAGCTGATTTCAGGCGTTGCGCTGAACTTCCTAGCCTCCGGCATCACGGTACTGGCAGCACAAGCTTGGTTCAGCCAGGGTGGGCGCACGCCCCCTCTGATGGGCGCAGGCCGCTTTCTGCCCATCGAACTGCCCTTCGCCCTTGGCAGGTCCGATGCCGAGGCCGCTGGCGTTCCTTTGCGCGTGCTGATTGATCAAGCCAACCCGATCCAGCAGGTCTATTCCGAGTTCATCTCGGGGCATACGATCCTTGTCTATGTCGCCCTTCTGATGGTCCCTCTGTCGTGGTTTGTCCTGTTCCGCACCCGTTTCGGGCTGCGTCTGAGAGCGGTGGGTGAGAACCCGGCGGCTGTGGATACCGCTGGCGTGTCCGTGATCAAGTTGCGCTATGCCTCGATGGCCATCGCAGGCACCCTTTGCGGTCTGTCTGGCGTCTATCTGGCCACGGGTCTTGGTGCGGGATTCATCAAGGAAATGTCGGCTGGGCGTGGCTATATCGCGCTGGCGGCCCTGATTTTTGCCAAGTGGAAACCGGTGCCCGCTTTGGGGGCGACCTTCCTCTTTGGCCTCTTGGAAGCCATCGCAAACCGGTATCAGAACATTGACCTTGGCGGCATCGTCATCCCGGTCCAGTTCATGCAAGCCCTGCCCTATATCCTGACCGTGGTAATCCTTGCAGGCTTTGTCGGCAAATCTGTCGCCCCCAAGGCCGGGGGGCAACCCTATGTCAAAGAACGCTAA